The Rhodococcus rhodochrous DNA window GGAGTGCGACCGACAACTACCTCACCGACGTGCTGATCGGCGACGACCCTGCGCTGAGCTCGGCGCTGGAGGCGAACGCCGCAGCGGAACTGCCGCCCATCGACGTCTCCGCGCCGCAGGGCAAGTTCCTGCACCTGCTCGCACGGATCCGGGGTGCGCGCCGGGTCCTGGAGATCGGCACCCTCGGCGGGTACTCGACCATCTGGCTCGCCCGGGCCGTGGGGGAGTCCGGCCGGGTGGTCACCCTCGAATACGAGCCGAGGCACGCCGAGGTGGCCCGCGCCAATCTCGACCGCGCCGGCATCGGTGACCGCGTGGACATCCGGGTCGGCCCCGCCCTGGACTCGCTGCCGGGCCTGGTCGACGAGGATCCCTTCGACCTGGTGTTCATCGACGCCGACAAGGAGAACAACAGCAACTACGTGCGCGCGGCGCTCGGGTTGTCGTGACCCGGCACCGTCATCGTCGTCGACAACGTGGTGCGGGCCGGGGCCATCGTCGATCAGGACAGCGGCGACGAACGGGTCCGCGCCTCACGGGACGTGCTCGAACTGCTCGCCCAGGAACCACGGCTCGACGCAACGGCGTTGCAGACCGTCGGATCGAAGGGCTGGGACGGCTTCGCGCTCGCCGTCGTGACCGGCTGACCCGTGCTTCGGCCCGACCGGCTCAGGGTTGACCGGGGAAGGCCACCGACGGCACGACTCCGCGGCTCTGCCGCCACCGCGCCGCCCGCAGGGCCGCCTCGGTGAGTGCACCCACGGCCGTGGCCCGGGTGGCCTCGCTGCGAGCACGCTCCACGACCGATCGCCACGCGACCGCGGTGTCGCTCTCGATCTGCTCGGCGAGCTGCGCGGCGGACGCGGCGTCGATCACCGGGAACGGCACGGTGTAACCGGGTGCCGCGACCGGCGGCTCGACACTCGCGGCGCGCAACGCCTCGACCGTCGCATCACGGCGTGCGCGGTGCGCGGCGGTGTCCTCTGCCACAGCGTCCGCGTGGGTGGGATCTGCGAAGGCCGCGATCACGCCGTATCCGAACACCGCCGCGTGTTCGGCCTCGAGGGCGTCGACGAGGGCCTGCTGTTCGGAACCGAGTTCGGGTGAGCTCACGGCAACATCACCGCCGTCTGCACGGCGCAGGACGCGCTGATCGAGGCGAGAAGACCCGCGCGGTAACCCGAGAGCGTGCGTGCGAGGTCGGCGGCTTCGCGCTGCGA harbors:
- a CDS encoding ferritin-like domain-containing protein, with the translated sequence MSSPELGSEQQALVDALEAEHAAVFGYGVIAAFADPTHADAVAEDTAAHRARRDATVEALRAASVEPPVAAPGYTVPFPVIDAASAAQLAEQIESDTAVAWRSVVERARSEATRATAVGALTEAALRAARWRQSRGVVPSVAFPGQP